The DNA window TTTGACAGTTCAGTGTCTTTGAAAAAGTTATGGTAGAAGAACAAGATTTTCTGTGAAGAGTGGACAGTCCCATGTGACTGCCTGGCTGGTGATGATGGTTGTTTAGTGGCCGCTTGGTACCGAGGTATGAGCAGACAAGAAGACCCTCTGCCTGCAAACTACAAATTACAACACAGCAGTACCCATGTCAGAGATCCATGTGCACACCTACTAATGCATAATGAAGAATAGCATGTACTAAAGTAATTTGCGAAAGCAAGTACAGCTGTACAGGCTGATGAAGCAAAGTAGCACTAGCAgttacttcaagaaagtcactgtcCTACTTGATATGTCAAAAGCCGGTATataccacacaaacaaattatGTTCAGTGTCAGTATGAGTGACCATCAGATATGTATTTATACACAAGTGACAAGAGCATACAATTTTACAAATGATCAATAAATGGAGGTCAGCTGGGTTCTTACCTGGCTTTATTTTTTACGCAGGTTCACTTGATAATAGACATATGCTTGTTTGGAATCAGTAGCGAAATAAGAAACAGGCCGCAGCCAGTATGAAACGTTTAAAGCGCGCCCCAGTTGGgtgcttctttttttgtgtgtcaattTTACAGACGACAGAAATGTCTGAATGTGCAGCATCTATTTGGTTTAACCAAATTTAACTCAATAAAGTACCACTGAAAAAGTTGCTTTTGCATTTGAccgactattagggtttaacgtcctcttagaccaactggtctatattgggacaggtgttggtaatacgctgaaaatatggtgtgatactttgattcgaacaagcccgctgtggctgtcttcttcgacacaccagcattgggtttgtcttgtcaaagtattgaaatacgatcatgataatcagagatgaAAGATCATGCaagcgtgtcttcgtgttttccaagccctgagacttttgctgtgaacttgggatctttttcgggggtgttcggacaccaaagagagtctgcacaaagttgaatccgagaaataaatctcttaccgaacgtggggatcgaacccacgctgatagcgaccaactgggtACAAAGCCAGCACGCTACCAActtagctacgtccccgccaattgcatttgaccagatacTTGTAGTTGCAAACCGGGTTATCCACCATATTTTGAACTCCCACCAGGCGACCGGGCAGTAGATTTGGCCATCTCTAAGCAGTGAAATCATGTTAATAATTTTAAAGCCTTCTACAGGGTCAATTTGTTTAGATGCTTGGCCATTTGGATGCCAAACACCATGTTACACAAGATCAATGCAATGAGCATTTCTTCTACTTGAGAGCTACACAGACAATTAGTAGAGATACTCCTCCAGTGTTGGTGGATTCAGTCCAAAGAACTGTGATGTCTCACTGCCATGTAGGCAAGTATGACAGTTGGACAACAAAACCCCAACCAGGTAGAGTTTCCCTACAGGGGACAAGAACAGCTTCAAATTTTTTTTGAAATCCAAAAATGCCCACAGCCTAACAATTTTTGAAAATTCCCATTCAACAGAGTTTCTCGCCCTGCTCATTTCTGTGTTGAAGGCCTGTTGCTCTTCTGTGATCTGTCCACGGTACGGCCTCATCAAGTTAGGGGTCAAGGGGTAGGCTCGGTCCCCATACAGGTACATTTCATCTCCTGCTGGAGTGACCATGTGCTGCTGCATGTGTTCAAGAATGCCACAACCATTCAGCAAAGCTGCGTCATGTCGTCGACCAACCAAGGGCCCAAAAACATTTGCCACAAGGCCATTTGGTGTCACGACACACTGAAACTTTAGAGAGTGCACCCTCTTATGGCCGTACACTTCTTGTTGCAAATGGCCGGGGCGACACATTGATCGTATTGTGCCATCAACCATCCCCCAACAAAACTCCAGAGGAGCCCCCTTGGCATGTATAGCTGCACAGTACCGTTCCAGTTGGGGCACTGTCAGCCATGGCTGATTGAggtttgttagtttgtcagaaaacTGATCATAGATGAAGTCGATACCTAccttgaacagcacacacaactcCGGCTTGGGACGATGAAACATCTGCGAAAGGTCAGCAAACCGGCATGGGTAAGCCAACCTCCGCAGACAGATGCAGAGCACCTCCAATCCTGAAAAAAATCATAAATTCAAATGAGCctggtgagtgtgtatgcgaATGTGTGTGGAGAGGCATATTCTCATACAGTCTTCAAGTTAAAAAATAATAACACTGCAAAAGTTTTCTCACGCGCCTTAAAATACCCAGCCCGACATGCTTATCATCAGTTTGATTTTCTATTTATCAGGTTTGACACAGTTACTGGCtatactgcacacacaaaaacagttacccgacaagaacaaaataaaaagatttttattttgaagggggggggggggggggggggacaccacgaagacaaaatcaataaaaacaattatcataaaaaaagttaaaacaaataagTCCTTTGCACATCAAAAGTAACTTCCCTTGAACTTGGATTCATGTAACAATGGCGGCCACTTCGtcaacttgtaaaaaaaatattcatttattttgttaaacTAATATGAATAAATTATCAGTATCGACGCATCTTTATTTATTCTGTTACCATatttcaaaaataatttcacTCAACTCCACAGACTAAGTCAGTAAGTGGCACAACCAATTCACTATTATTTCTCTATTGTCTAAATAGAGTACTGTGTCGACCAAAGGGGCTAAAGTTAGTCAGGTACATTTTGTGATTCAAGTTCAAAATACATAGTTCAAATTTTAGATTTTAAGCAATCCCAAAATAAATTATGCCCCAACTCAACGCTCCGCTTTAATCTTTTACGAAACCTGAAATAGTAAAAACAACTCACTGAATATTCACAGTAAATGCAAACTTCACGACTTTGCGAATCAAATCATGGAGGAGGATCATTAAACTATCATTCTGACTGAAATACAACTCAACTTCACAGCAACCAGGgtaaaaaataaatcctcacCACTGGCCTTGGTTCCTTGATTGTTCATTCCATTAGGCGCCTGCATAGTCCTCTGCATTCCTAGAAGGGCGCACGGTCTCCGAATCTCTTCCGCGCTGAAGCGAAATAAGTCCTCACATTCGATGGCTGTGAAGTGATCAAGGGCGAACTGACCCTCATAGGCCCTTCTTTCTGGCTGTTGAAATGTAGGTTAAACTTAGTGAAATCATGGATCACTTGTACACTTTATTCAATTAATTAgcctgaaaattctgctgaagCTACTCAAATCAATACTGGG is part of the Littorina saxatilis isolate snail1 linkage group LG6, US_GU_Lsax_2.0, whole genome shotgun sequence genome and encodes:
- the LOC138968447 gene encoding uncharacterized protein gives rise to the protein MQRTMQAPNGMNNQGTKASGLEVLCICLRRLAYPCRFADLSQMFHRPKPELCVLFKVGIDFIYDQFSDKLTNLNQPWLTVPQLERYCAAIHAKGAPLEFCWGMVDGTIRSMCRPGHLQQEVYGHKRVHSLKFQCVVTPNGLVANVFGPLVGRRHDAALLNGCGILEHMQQHMVTPAGDEMYLYGDRAYPLTPNLMRPYRGQITEEQQAFNTEMSRARNSVEWEFSKIVRLWAFLDFKKNLKLFLSPVGKLYLVGVLLSNCHTCLHGSETSQFFGLNPPTLEEYLY